Genomic DNA from Clostridia bacterium:
AGGCGGTCGGGCACATACCGGTCGACGTGAACGCCGACAAAGTCGATATGCTTTCCGCATCGGCGCATAAGTTTCACGGGCCGAAGGGCGTCGGCTTCCTTTACGTCCGCCGCGGCGTGAAGCCGGCGGCGCTGATAGAAGGCGGCGCGCAGGAGAGCGGCCGCCGCGCCGGAACGGAAAACGTCGCGGGTATCGCGGCTATGGCGGCGGCGCTTAAGGAATCCGTCGGCGGCATGGCGGCGAACGCCGCGAGGGTCACGGCGCTGCGCGACCGGCTCATCGCGGGGCTCGCGGAGATACCTCACTCGGCGCTGAACGGCGACGCGAAGCGGCGCCTGCCTTCGAACGTCAGCTTCTGCTTCGAGGGCATAGAGGGCGAATCGCTGCTGCTGATGCTGGACGACGCGGGCATATGCGCCTCCTCCGGCTCGGCGTGCACCTCCGGCTCGCTCGATCCGAGCCACGTCCTGCTCGCCATCGGCAGAGTTCACGACGTCGCTCACGGCTCGCTGCGGCTGACGCTCGGCGAGGACGCGACGGAGGACGAGGTCGGCTATATGATCTCGTCGGTGAAGGAGGTCGTCGAACGCCTGCGCGGTTTTTCTCCCGTCTGGCGCGACCTCGTTTCAGGCAAATCGGAGTTCATTCTGTGATACGGGACTGATCGGCGATAATGACAATACGCCTGACAATCAGTCAAAACTCAGCTTTGAGAAGGTGATAAAATGGCGCTTTACAGCGAAAAAGTGATGGATCACTTCCGCAACCCGCGCAACGTCGGCGTTATCGAGAACGCGGACGGCGTCGGAGAGGTCGGCAACGCGAAATGCGGCGACATAATGCGGATCTATCTGAAAATAGACGGCGATATAATCAGCGACGTGAAGTTCGAGACCTTCGGGTGTGCGAGCGCCGTCGCCTCCAGCTCAATGGCGACCGAGCTCATCAAGGGCAGGCCGCTTTCGGAGGCGAAGGCGCTGACCAACAAAGCCGTC
This window encodes:
- a CDS encoding aminotransferase class V-fold PLP-dependent enzyme; amino-acid sequence: MFIYADNAATTKMSAAAKAAMAPYIDDCWYNPSSLYGAGQRAKEALEAARAEVARCIGAEPREIIFTSGGSESDNQALLTAAELGRKAGRRHVVSDAIEHHAVLHTLAKLEKDGFEVTYLPVHEDGIVRASEVEAAIRDDTCLVTVMYANNEIGTIQPISEIGEICRRRGTLFHTDAVQAVGHIPVDVNADKVDMLSASAHKFHGPKGVGFLYVRRGVKPAALIEGGAQESGRRAGTENVAGIAAMAAALKESVGGMAANAARVTALRDRLIAGLAEIPHSALNGDAKRRLPSNVSFCFEGIEGESLLLMLDDAGICASSGSACTSGSLDPSHVLLAIGRVHDVAHGSLRLTLGEDATEDEVGYMISSVKEVVERLRGFSPVWRDLVSGKSEFIL
- the nifU gene encoding Fe-S cluster assembly scaffold protein NifU is translated as MALYSEKVMDHFRNPRNVGVIENADGVGEVGNAKCGDIMRIYLKIDGDIISDVKFETFGCASAVASSSMATELIKGRPLSEAKALTNKAVAEALDGLPAYKMHCSVLAEEAILNAIEDYYGKHPEKRKD